In the genome of Channa argus isolate prfri chromosome 8, Channa argus male v1.0, whole genome shotgun sequence, the window AAGAGTGCCTCTACACATTTGATGTGATTCCCTCGTACAGCATAAAGAAGAGGAGTTCCACCATTCTGGgataaaaatatgttgtgtattttaagtGAATGTtggttaaaaacagaaaataccaTTGTAGTTACATTTCAgttattaaacatatttcattttgcACACTTGTGATAAGAAGTGAATTAGAAAGTCACAACTGTACCCAGTCATAAGTGTTAATGTCTACCCCATGCCTGAGAAGAGACTCAACAATGTCCACATAGCCCCCAGAGCTGGCTAGTGTAAGGGCACTCTCTCGTTCCCTCGCAATTGTTTTGGGGTCTGCAccctaaaacacaaaccaaatatACAACAGTGAGACAGTGCATTTTGTTATAATGGTGTGCATGTCATTGTAGACAGCCCTTGCTGGCATCTAACCTTCTCCAAGAGAAAATCCACTACTGCTTTCTCTCCGAATGCTGCTGCCCACATGAGAGGGGTAAAACCCCGTTCATCCTGTTTGCTGAGAAGTGAACTGTCTGAAAAAGGAAACCGGTCACAGATTCTTAATAGGaattttaaacacttaaaaaatttttaaatagcATAGTGTTATGATGATTGGTGGTTAACAGTGGGATCCAATTTTCTCACCTTTACTGAGGTGTGCAGCCACTTGAGAAACGTCACCTTGAGCTGCCAATTGGTGTATGGACAGAGCTGAtggaaataaagtttaaataactTTATATGGTCAAGACATCCTCAATTTTGTCAGCCCTTTGTTGTTACTTACAATCTAATGTTGCTGGCCGTACTGTAACCTCATTCCCACGCTGCTTGTTGGTCAGAGTGGTAGAATGTTTAAACAAACCATCTTCATCCACATCCATGTTCTCTGGAAACATCGGGGCAATAAGATAAACTACAACCGTGTCAGTGGAAGCAATTTACTGTTTAGATttactgtttaatttattattaaaaaaaccaGGTGACTGCAtgaaaaatataacagaaattaAAGCGACCACAGATAGGAAACTTAGATTAAGAGAATATATGCATATTAAAGGCGAAAATACCAATGGAGATCTCATCTCTGGACTCCGTGGTATAAGCATTAGCGTTAACTGCCTGAATATTTCGAACGTCTGCAACCTCATCACCACCTCTGGCCTCCATGatcactgcaataaaaacatatgaaatGCTAAATAACGTGGTACCACTGTGCATAAAATCTGGGCAAAATGTTTACAAAGCAAATTACATTGTCTACTCACGACTTCCAGCTTCACAGTCTAATTTGCGCTAACTTCCttatggaaaaacagaaagtagaTATTTTCAAATCACACGATGGATCTTGTTTATCATCTCAGGGTAGCGAAAGTACATTAGTAACCACCCAGCTGATTAGCTATTTAAGTGATCGATTTATTAGGGGGGGGATGCAATGAAAGCACGTTTGAGTCAGCTCGTGTAACGTATTATAGGGTTTGTTACTCTTTAAAGGAAGAACTGTTCGTTTCATTATCAAAATTTCTGTCCGGAATGTTGTCGTGTGGCACATGACAAACAAAATACGGAAGAAGCAGTGATCAGCTGACGCAGCTCGCTTATACCTTTTGTAGTTGTTCTTCGGTTCTGATTGTAATAATTGGAGTGAATAATGGAGGACCAGGAGATGCAAATGAAAGTCAGACGAGGTAAACATCAGATAAATGAAACTACATGTAGTTGACCTTATTGTTGCCTTGCTAAGCTTGTAGTTGCTAGCTCTGTTTAGCCGCTAAGCTGCCGCTTTGCACATCTTTGCTTTGTACCTGTAGCTACTTGTGTCCATGTCGTCCTGCCGGTGGCTGCTTGTCCTCAATTTTTTTAGTTCCCTAACACGCAGCATTCATCTTAAACATGTTGCTGTAATTCTTCTACAGTGACGGACAAATTCACAGAGAGCATGTACGTCCTGGCTAACGAGCCTTCAGTGGCTCTCTACAGGCTGCAGGAACACGTCAGAAGATCGCTGCCTGAACTGGTGCAACACAAGGTATTCTGTGCTGTGcacaaaaccaaaatcaaacACAGCTAATACATCAAATGAAGATTCACCCCttgaaacaaacagcagcactttTTGCTAACATCAGTGGGTTTTCAGTAACTTAAGAAAGCAATACGTACACCGATCAGACATAAGATTACTGTATggccacctgtgcaatttaatgtcGTCCAAAAcagtagctctgccatgaattctacttttacaaagttatcttttctcagttttttggtTGAAGCgttcagaaaggtgataattctactatgtgtttattactgcggtcaaagtggttagtggagttgTACGGGACTGTATTATAAGAGGAGGTAGctataatgttttggccaccctatttaaaatgaatgaacatAGAATTATCTGTATTGGATTCCACTGAATTAcgcaggtggtcataatgttatgcctgattggtgtatatctAGAAACAAACAACTGCTCCTACTGTGCAAGCCAAAGTGTGAGGGTATCCCCAGTTAAACAGTGTCACTGAAGACTTAATAGCTTTACTGTACCCAAAGGGCACATTTTGGTAGCAGCAGCGTATCACAAAGACGGGGAAATACAGAGGATAAGCAGGATTACCTGAACTTGTTTAGTACCTGCCTTTTATGGAGGTAACCCAGGCTGCATTCGTGGACAGCTGACTTTAACAATCtaatttaattaacttttttgtttaactcttcgtggtttgtgtgtgtgtgtaaataatcTTAAAAGCCAATTTTAATTATATCTAAAGATGACAACATCGGTATGCTTTTTAGTAAAATACACTTTCCTTTATTCATTTGTTACAgccaaactaaaaaaacaaataaggaaATAGCTATTTCAATTCTACTATAGCCTGCATTCTCTCTTATATGCTTTTTTTCACAtcagacattttgacttgttaCAATGagaaaagcacaggtgtttaaaaacaacaattttttcctttctattcAAGTGTGGGgttaaacagaaacaatgtgACAGCATGCGCAGTACCCAGACCCGGACTTATCTGTATTTTGACTCTTTGCACGCTTATATGCCATAAAGGCAATCATGTCAATATGCACAAAATATCtgttgtacatacagtatgctaTGCGGTTTCCCATCCCCATTTCCcatccaagcccggtagaaattggggagggttgcgtcaggaagggcatccggcataaaaactgtgctaaatcaacatgcggacaatgatccgctgtggtgaccctgaactcaccggataagccgaaaggacaaaaaaaataaaaaatactgtacactgaGTCAGATGCTGAGCCATTCTTTCTTGGCAACCCTTGAATATATGAACTGGGTCCTGTGAATGTACACAATTGTTACAGCTTATAGTGCAATAAAGTTGTATTCCTTATCCAATTTCCTACTAATTAGTATTCATATCTGTCACATTCCATACAGACAGATATGCAGAGCTGGGAGGAGCAGAGTCAAGGAGCAATCTATACTGTAGAGTATGCATGCAGGTGAGATGATGGAAAACCCTAAATATTTTGAGAATGACTGTAAATACGTACGTTCACTGATATGCTTGTTCTTGCAGCGCTGTGAAGAGCATGAAGAATAGCAGcgtgtattttaaaaacatggacAGCCTTCTTTGTCAAGCGATCAGCATGAAGGAACAGATTAACAACTCTCAAGGGCGCAGGTAGGAGGCAGCAGTGAACATGTTCATTGAGACCCAGTGTGTCCAAAGTTCAGGGATGAAACGTATGactttgtgtaatattttaaaatgacactgacaTATCCATATAAAGCCAGCAAGCAAATTTAATCTTTTCTTCTTGCATTTAAGCTGTAATTATTAATCTATTCAAGTAGAAGGATTACTGTTCTTTGGACCTGTCCTAAGACTAATGTTTCCAAAAAGGTCTTGAATGCAAATGCACAAATTGTGCAAATTTAGATGTATACTCATTTTTGTCAAGTGGTAGGATTAGTTCCTGTAGCTGCTCCAAAGAATAAGGCTTCCGATACAGCTTTATCGTGTCTATACACTGAATGGCATTAACTCAATTTTCCAGTTTTCCAGTTAGGACATTTGAAATCTTGATTATGTATCACAGCACTAATATACgatctgtctttattttctgGAGATTCATCTTGTTTGTAGTCATTATCAGCTTTCTGTATTATACCTTCGCTTGTTCATACGCTTTTTTCTGTTGGTTTTAATCAAGCCATAATTTACATATAGTTTGTGTTACTTGATATCTTggttatatatttgtttttgccaatttatttgccattcattttcaaaatgtttttacatgccTAAATCTCTGTAGTGAATTGGAGCTTCatcttttttgttatatttctctgtgctgttttttgtttcccaCTTAAAACTGCATGTAGCTTACATGGTGTGACCCCTTCTCCCAGTCCCCCTGTCTCTACTGCGCATGCTCCACCCACTTCCCCATGACATCTGAATAGAGGTGTCCAAGTTTGTTGTTCTCCCAAACATGaggtaaatacatttatatattaagTATTCTGGTTTAGGATATATGTGATGCAACTGAAATGTTtactttaacaattttttttaggttttgtcaacattgttttaatgttgtacCTAATTTTGCTAAACTATTCTATCTCTAAattgaatgaaattaaattgttttaagcaaCACATAATAGAACACATTGTGCACATATTGTACATTTGGCATGTAGTATACGGTGAAATTAACTATTTACATTATTCCAAAGAGAGCTGTAAAATTGCCAGATCAATACATGGACAACATTGGTGTGTATATTGAGATTAAAATCAAGTTCATTCATACAAAACGCTACTGCTTAATTATCTCAATAGCATAAATATGCTGATTACTATGAAAACCTGGGTATGTATACTATGCTTATCAGTCTCAATCCCATATTGTCTATAATCAGTCAGGGTGTAAAACAATACAACACAATAGTTGTACATCAGTTTTTGGTGACTCAGACGTCCACTTTTGATATACTTAATGACTTGGGGACTACCGTCTTAACTCTCAATTGTGGCGTTCTTTATATCACACAAGAGTAGAGTCCTTTGCAGAAATTCCTGACTTGCGTGCAAGGACACTCCTCATCTCATTGTTGACTCCATTCCAGGGTTGAACCTGGGCCTGTAGTAAACCGGACTCAGTAGACAGGGTCCTGTGCATTCGTGGACAGCTGCCTCCGCTACTGTAGCTGTCTTTATCAATGGCATGGCCCTGTAAACCTCCGGCAGGGGAGTACTGCTGTTGCTGGTATGGTTCCCGCTGTCTTTGGTTGCCACTTTGAGTGTAGGAGAGCTGATGTTGGAGGTGAGACTGGCTACGGTGCATCCGCAGTTTGTCCACCCCAATTTTGAGCTCGCAGGGCCGAGAGGCAGGCATGTTTCCGTGGTCATTTTGGTAGAGGGTGTCGAGATCATTGGGATAGTGCTTCGCACTACTGGAAACTTTGACCAGAGAGTGGATCACAACAACCAACAGAATCAGGATCCCTGAAGAGAGGACACAGGCACTGGCAATACCTGTCTCCACCTCAAATATGAGGAGCATAAAGATGGACATAGCtgccaaagaaaagaaagcagagaaTTTACATACACAGAAATGCTTAACAATTTGCTCTATATGAACAGGCTATACAACTTACATACagagtttttatgttttttatttcctacTCTCAGCTTCATTCTCAAAACAACTTTAGATTGGAATGACAGAAACTTTATGTGAATGAAATGTCACATAAAGACCAATTTTTATATGACTTATGACATATTTCTTAACTGGATTGTCCTATACTTGTGTGCAGGAAAAGGACCGTGGACCCTGCCATGCtaaaagaaggaggagaaaagcACAGCTCTGCTATATGATGCGACTTCCTGAGTTGGTGGTGTTGCCTCTGCATTCCCTTGCTTTGCTTCCTCTGGACTGAGGCTTAGTAATGGCGACACCTCCTCATCACAATGGAGTGACTACCTCCAGTGATCGGCCAGCACAAACTGCTCAGTGGAACAGAGAACCACAGCACTGCCAGGTTCAGCATTAAAAACACTCGAGTCATGGAAGCTGCTCAAAGAACGCATTGTTCTCCAGTACTCACTGGACGGACCAAAAAGAACGCAGCAGAGTTGTTTTTGCCACTGGTGTTTAAAATCCACTGCAGTGCCAGTGATTTGGGCAAagggttttttatttatttttttatgagttTGTTAGAAAAAACAATATCCTGCATTCAAATTATACATGTTTAAGACATAGACACATACGTAAAACATACAGAATGTTATAAAAAATCTTACCTGCCAAATACACAGAAACCCCCAGGCAGAACAGTCCGATAGCCACATGTCGTACAATTCTGCTGTCCAAAAGAAACCAGTCTGCTCTGTCAAAAGAAATGTCATATGTTCACACTTTAAGGTTGCTActacatttttgttaataaattacaccttttgtttcagtttatttcaccCTTTTTGCAATACTCTGTTTGCAAGTATTATAGAACATTAAGTCTAAAGCAGCCGATTATTGATTTTGTGGGTATGTTTAAATGCTAGATATTCAAAAGTATTTCATTACTATTCGCATTTTGTTGGAATGTCTCCTCTGTTGGAATGGGAAGGTCCATGCTGTTGCAGTTGTAAACAGTCGGGGGAAAGGAGCAGCTAGAGGCCGTACTCTTGTCACATAATGAGAGGAAGGCCATTGTTTGGGTGGGACTCATAGAGGTTGAGACGTGGGGGTCAAGCAAAATCATTGCAATGTGGGCCTCTGCCCTCACACATCAGGGCCTTTATGCCTCTGAGActgtcaatttttttaaataaagctgtgcAGAAATTAGTGTAGAATAATCACTTACATGTATgggaagtgaaaaataaatatcagtatGGATGGAATATAATGCAAACCTTTACAAACAGGCGACAAATTATATCCTCTAACAAAGTGTCAACAAAAGTTAAGCCACGATAGTTTTGTAAATAAGTCTTGAGTTATATTAAGTGCACTTCATTGGATGGTAAAGTGAAATCGTTGTGGAAGAGTAGCAACTGTGAgcacaaggaaagaaaaaatggCCAATACTGAATTCTAATGTAAAACAAGCACAAGTAAAGAAGAGGCACAAAGTCAACAAACTGAGAGAGTAATGACCACTGATGATGTCTAATATTATCCACCATGAGGTAGTGGTCCTACCAGACAAAATATTGCtgcaactgcaaaaaaaaataatgtgaccTAGATGGACTATTTTTCCCAAATGACTTCAATGACCCGTGGTGCGGTCAAAGGTGAGTTAAACCTCAAACCCAGCCGCTGAGAAGTGACCGGAACTATCTGTTTCTGCCTGTGTGAGCCGCGGCGGCAGGTGTTTTCTAGCAGGTGGCAGAACAGCAGCCCTATCCGGGCTAGATACCTTTCGGTGTCCTGTTCCCCTCGGCAGACCTCTGTAGAAGAATAGCTGTGGAGGAGACACACCACTACAGAGCTTAAATTGAGAGTGAGGGCCAGTGCACAGAGCACCGTGGAGACTGGCATGAGGACGGCCCAGACATGAGCGGGTATGATGGCGGAGGTGGCAGGGGGAGACTCCCTGACCGCAGGCTGCTGAGACTGCAGCTGGAAAATCAAAATCACCGATAAAACACACATGATGGCCGACAGAATCCCCTGTAAAGACAGTACTATAAGAGACCGCTGGCTGTACGTGGGCGACATTTTTATCCTGCTCAAATTTGTccagagggggagaaaaaaaaaactctcccgGTTGAGCTTTTGAACCACGATTCTCCAGTGATTCTAAACTCCCCAAAAGTGCGCAGACATGGCAGTGTGTCTGTGGCTGTCCTTCCAGGATGAACACTTTCCTCCCCAACATGGACTTCTGCAGCAGCCTGTTAGTGACAGAGCGACCATGTGATGTGCGTCAAAGCCCCAGATTAAAAAGTTCGCCACAACAATGGACTTTTTCTCAGGGATCCTCGGAAACAATACGCTGACGTGCTTCTGGAAGAGGCAGAGCTCTCAGGCTAGACACAAACACCGTGACCAAACCGTTTCTCCTGCCCCATCACGTAGACATGCACTTAACCCAATAACACTTGTTGAAATttgcttaataataataactaatgcGTTGAAACTATATCCAAGagaaatggattttaaaatatCCTAAAGAAGTTCTTTAATTTCTTAGGGATGAGTACAATAGGCCCACAGTCTTCCTTCAGATTAGCCTATAGTTCTTGTGCTGTGTGCACACTCACATCCCCATAAAGGGATGAAAGGATTGTTTATAGGCCCTGGTTGGGTAACAGTAAGACAAAGAAgataaagtgtaaaaacataaaaattaaaaatgtgacacCTTTGTCCAGAAAGGTCTAAACATGAGTTCCTATGCAAACCGAGCCCGTGGCAGGTGTAGATTACAGCAAATACTTCTCCGACTAACTGTTCACTAGTTGCCGTGGAAACTTGGACAGCTTAGCAGGGTTGCTTGCACCAGACACCCAGATATCCCTTTATTTTTGCATAGATATTCCAACTATTTAGGCGTTAATTAACCAGTATGATTAGTTAGTAGTACAGTATAATTtaggactttttaaaattaacatttacttCATATATTTTGCTGCTGCACCACAAACACCTTGACATACTTCTTTTGTTACAGAGGCCTTACTGTTCTGTTAGAGGTtggggtttgtgtgtttgtgtgtgtgggggggggttaaaGGTGTAACCCTTATTCTGTTAAGATGTAGATAAGACCGTAGCTATAAAGGTAGGCtacaaaatgtgaacaattGCTCTCACACATGTACACTGACCATGGAGGCTATTTCTGAATTCGACAGCCTCACCACATGCTCTAAAAGGGTCGTGGCTGATCTTGTCGAAAGCAGAAGTGAGAAGTttcaggaaaatgaaaaaaaaaaatggacttgATACGGAAAGTTCTCAAAGACACCTTTATATCTCTAAAGTTTCTACTTTGCGCCTCTTGCcttatacatttatttccaaTATTTAGTAACTGGTTGCAATTCAGCCTTTTAATTTCGACTACCCAACAATAACAATAGATATAATTTACCCATAGCTGCAGGTGCCTAATTGGCTTTATTCACAGATGGGGTTTTGCTCTATTCTCTGTCGGTTTGATGGGGCTCACGCAGATGAATCCTGGCGGTAAGGGCTGTGGCCGCCTGCAGGGATGTTGCTAACCATTGCATCAGATGCACAGTTTGAGCTACCTCTTGGGAtttcagacagtgtgtgtgagtgcgtacGTAGCTCAATGCGTCTGTGCATGCTTGTTCacatggttgtgtgtgtgtttgggacaGAGAAATAGAGTTGATGCCCACGCTTCCACAGATGATCTGTGTTAATAAATTCTCGCTGTATTATTTTTGGGAGTACATAGTGTCACATCCCAAAAATAGTCAATAATGCAGCACATGGAGCGATTCGGTTATTAACTCTAAATATATCTATTAAACTGACAGCACGTCTGTTTTCCATTAGTGTCTGAGCATTCCATTTGATCTTTTGATTTATCAAGTTTTACCTCTTACTTTCTAACCCCATTCACTGTGTACCCCCGTGGTGTCAGCAGTTACACCCAGGGATTGCTAATAAAGAATGACACCAAGACTGCAGAGGACTATGCAGCACTTAAGCAGAACGTTTATATATAACCTTTGTCTGTGCTAATATATGAACATATTAACCGTAATAAATAATGCAGTACAATGCGGCAGCTTTGCCACAAATACTTCCTTTGTGAAGCTTAATAGTTTGTTGAGACTGTTGTAGAGTTTTTGAAATATGTTAATTTTGGGGGACGGGCAAAGTAACTTGTGGTGGCGTTACTTTGTATCACAACCTATAATTAGCTATTTTGTCCAAACTATAcatcagttttacagttttagagAACATTACAGTCATAATTTCTATTCACGTTTCAGTTCAGTCTGTAATATGCGCAGTTTactcaaaacaacaatttaGCAAATGAATTTAGCACTGATGCCATCCGCCATCCCATCTGATGATATTTGCTGATAAGACAGTCAACATACAGCATAGGACCATTAATCTGCAGTCAGTCGGATTAGTGGAAGAGGACACTTCAGCAGAGTGAATTTACTGCCAATGTGGAGCTGGGATCTCCTCCTTCTGGCAGAAGGTGGGCCTCTTCAGTTAGCAGACAAACGGCAATG includes:
- the tmem221 gene encoding transmembrane protein 221; this translates as MSPTYSQRSLIVLSLQGILSAIMCVLSVILIFQLQSQQPAVRESPPATSAIIPAHVWAVLMPVSTVLCALALTLNLSSVVVCLLHSYSSTEVCRGEQDTERADWFLLDSRIVRHVAIGLFCLGVSVYLAAMSIFMLLIFEVETGIASACVLSSGILILLVVVIHSLVKVSSSAKHYPNDLDTLYQNDHGNMPASRPCELKIGVDKLRMHRSQSHLQHQLSYTQSGNQRQREPYQQQQYSPAGGLQGHAIDKDSYSSGGSCPRMHRTLSTESGLLQAQVQPWNGVNNEMRSVLARKSGISAKDSTLV
- the borcs8 gene encoding BLOC-1-related complex subunit 8 isoform X3, with the protein product MEDQEMQMKVRRVTDKFTESMYVLANEPSVALYRLQEHVRRSLPELVQHKTDMQSWEEQSQGAIYTVEYACSAVKSMKNSSVYFKNMDSLLCQAISMKEQINNSQGRSPPVSTAHAPPTSP
- the borcs8 gene encoding BLOC-1-related complex subunit 8 isoform X2 — translated: MEDQEMQMKVRRVTDKFTESMYVLANEPSVALYRLQEHVRRSLPELVQHKTDMQSWEEQSQGAIYTVEYACSAVKSMKNSSVYFKNMDSLLCQAISMKEQINNSQGRRKRTVDPAMLKEGGEKHSSAI
- the rfxank gene encoding DNA-binding protein RFXANK isoform X1, whose protein sequence is MEARGGDEVADVRNIQAVNANAYTTESRDEISIENMDVDEDGLFKHSTTLTNKQRGNEVTVRPATLDSLSIHQLAAQGDVSQVAAHLSKDSSLLSKQDERGFTPLMWAAAFGEKAVVDFLLEKGADPKTIARERESALTLASSGGYVDIVESLLRHGVDINTYDWNGGTPLLYAVRGNHIKCVEALLAKGADMTIESDSGYSPMALAVALGHKKIQKVLEDHILKLYKPTTTPT
- the borcs8 gene encoding BLOC-1-related complex subunit 8 isoform X1, which translates into the protein MEDQEMQMKVRRVTDKFTESMYVLANEPSVALYRLQEHVRRSLPELVQHKTDMQSWEEQSQGAIYTVEYACSAVKSMKNSSVYFKNMDSLLCQAISMKEQINNSQGRSLHGVTPSPSPPVSTAHAPPTSP
- the rfxank gene encoding DNA-binding protein RFXANK isoform X2 — translated: MDVDEDGLFKHSTTLTNKQRGNEVTVRPATLDSLSIHQLAAQGDVSQVAAHLSKDSSLLSKQDERGFTPLMWAAAFGEKAVVDFLLEKGADPKTIARERESALTLASSGGYVDIVESLLRHGVDINTYDWNGGTPLLYAVRGNHIKCVEALLAKGADMTIESDSGYSPMALAVALGHKKIQKVLEDHILKLYKPTTTPT